From a region of the Geothrix sp. 21YS21S-2 genome:
- a CDS encoding VanZ family protein, protein MRRSWIWLLPLALAFNTFWLSSRSSLPVSLGHPLDWFAHATEFAALALTAEVAARWTWGTVPTYRRHLAIFALASLYGMSDEIHQIFVPGRDASILDWAADSIGAVLGLGLSCLPLLWRRWMASLGWLRGEPRRPDPSAPLVLVADPHWSGDLTGLREATAAHPGADWLFLGDVFDVWVGIPGMESPQQEAFLAWVDERRRQGRWVGLWLGNREYFLDGLSGRFDLMGEGIGGGLPAEALAWEHGDLINAADWQYRLWNLVSRSGVMWLVARALPRSTARSLAARLERSMRTTNRAYKLAFPREAFRAAAAAHAGKTFITGHFHSHEVEGNGTALPWAHDGNFMVWEQGILKPLTPLAHL, encoded by the coding sequence ATGCGGCGCTCCTGGATCTGGCTCCTTCCCCTGGCCCTGGCCTTCAACACCTTCTGGCTCAGCAGCCGGAGCTCCCTGCCGGTGTCCCTGGGACACCCCCTGGACTGGTTCGCCCACGCCACGGAGTTCGCGGCCCTGGCGCTGACCGCGGAAGTGGCCGCGCGCTGGACCTGGGGGACCGTTCCCACCTACCGGCGCCACCTGGCGATCTTCGCCCTGGCCTCCCTCTACGGCATGTCGGACGAGATCCATCAGATCTTCGTCCCGGGGAGGGACGCGTCGATCCTGGACTGGGCGGCCGATTCCATCGGCGCGGTCCTGGGCCTGGGCCTCTCGTGCCTGCCGCTCCTGTGGCGCCGCTGGATGGCCTCCCTCGGCTGGCTCCGGGGCGAACCCCGCCGGCCCGACCCCTCGGCGCCCCTGGTCCTGGTGGCCGACCCCCACTGGAGCGGGGACCTCACGGGGCTGCGGGAGGCCACCGCCGCCCATCCGGGGGCCGACTGGCTCTTCCTGGGGGACGTCTTCGACGTGTGGGTGGGGATCCCGGGCATGGAGTCGCCCCAGCAGGAGGCCTTCCTGGCCTGGGTGGACGAGCGGCGCCGTCAGGGCCGCTGGGTGGGACTCTGGCTGGGCAACCGGGAGTACTTCCTGGACGGACTGTCCGGACGCTTCGACCTCATGGGCGAGGGCATCGGGGGCGGCCTTCCCGCGGAGGCGCTGGCCTGGGAGCACGGGGACCTCATCAACGCCGCCGACTGGCAGTACCGGCTCTGGAACCTGGTCTCCCGCAGCGGCGTCATGTGGCTGGTGGCCCGGGCCCTGCCGCGTTCCACCGCCCGGTCCCTGGCCGCCCGCCTCGAACGGTCCATGCGCACCACGAACCGGGCCTACAAGCTCGCCTTTCCCCGGGAGGCCTTCCGGGCCGCCGCCGCCGCCCACGCGGGGAAAACCTTCATCACGGGGCACTTCCACTCCCATGAGGTCGAGGGCAACGGCACGGCGCTGCCCTGGGCCCACGATGGTAATTTCATGGTCTGGGAGCAGGGAATCCTTAAACCTCTGACTCCCTTGGCGCATCTATAG
- a CDS encoding DUF4136 domain-containing protein — protein MNLKSALFPLTLAVLAGCTPYTVRYDYDAHASYASFKTWDWYAASKKAQGKSDGVNNPIMDRRVRAAVERELAAKGLKVEKSAEPDVLVTYYPAYRQGTVYTTTTVGTHFGYWRPWGYGVGTQFTEARRYREGSIILEIVDNKTNQLIWQAVAEGALTGLTDPEDAEQQVSQAVNTMLSRFPPPRK, from the coding sequence ATGAACTTGAAAAGCGCCCTGTTCCCCCTGACCCTGGCCGTACTGGCCGGTTGCACGCCCTACACGGTCAGGTACGACTACGATGCCCATGCCTCCTATGCGTCCTTCAAGACCTGGGACTGGTATGCCGCCAGCAAGAAGGCCCAGGGCAAGTCCGACGGCGTGAACAACCCCATCATGGACCGCCGGGTCCGGGCCGCCGTGGAGCGGGAACTGGCGGCCAAGGGACTGAAGGTGGAGAAATCCGCCGAGCCCGACGTGCTGGTGACCTACTACCCGGCCTACCGCCAGGGCACGGTGTACACCACCACCACCGTGGGCACCCACTTCGGCTACTGGCGGCCCTGGGGCTACGGGGTGGGCACCCAGTTCACCGAGGCCCGGCGCTACCGGGAGGGCAGCATCATCCTGGAGATCGTCGACAACAAGACCAACCAGCTCATCTGGCAGGCGGTTGCCGAAGGGGCCCTCACGGGCCTCACCGACCCCGAGGATGCCGAACAGCAGGTCTCCCAGGCGGTAAACACGATGCTTTCCCGCTTCCCTCCCCCCCGGAAATGA
- a CDS encoding HD domain-containing phosphohydrolase, with protein sequence MDTYNILIVDDESDFRTLLVEALESMGYLCEGAETAELALDMARTRHFAIIFTDLNMPGGLSGLDLLQAIQEIDPKTFCILMTGYATTDSAIQALKNGAYDFIQKPFKLAELDASLQRALNHYKALRQNEAYQSGLEERVAERTREVVKLKDDIEKLFEGFVQAAVFAIEARDPSTSGHSNRVATLTVGLAEAVNRTPSGAYGPLHFNEHQVKELRYASLLHDFGKVGVREQVLVKARKLEPERLERILQRLYQRDLEAAARRLQEAWKRNEAFEEGYFEILMAAHRAESQRIADLVLRCNEPKLLTQEVVDSMDELEDLAFLHWEGAPAKVLEPTDIAALRIPRGSLSKAERDEINSHVDKTYRFLKQIPWTGTLADVPGIAYAHHERLNGMGYPRALKSEAIPPQSKLMAICDVYDALVAADRPYKVAVTVPRSLEILEDEAKAGLLDGDALGIFLEARIFDLTMTQIKAEPERA encoded by the coding sequence ATGGACACCTATAACATCCTGATCGTGGACGATGAATCGGACTTCCGGACGCTTCTTGTGGAAGCGCTGGAGAGCATGGGCTACCTGTGCGAAGGCGCGGAGACGGCCGAGCTCGCCCTGGACATGGCGCGCACCCGCCACTTCGCCATCATCTTCACGGACCTGAACATGCCCGGGGGCCTCTCGGGCCTGGACCTGCTGCAGGCCATCCAGGAGATCGACCCCAAGACCTTCTGCATCCTCATGACGGGCTACGCCACCACCGACAGCGCCATCCAGGCGCTCAAGAACGGGGCCTACGACTTCATCCAGAAGCCCTTCAAGCTCGCAGAGCTGGACGCCAGCCTCCAGCGGGCCCTGAACCACTACAAGGCCCTGCGCCAGAACGAGGCCTACCAGTCGGGCCTGGAAGAGCGGGTGGCCGAGCGCACACGCGAAGTGGTGAAGCTCAAGGACGACATCGAGAAGCTCTTCGAGGGCTTCGTGCAGGCGGCCGTGTTCGCCATTGAAGCGCGGGACCCCTCCACCTCGGGCCATTCCAACCGCGTCGCCACCCTCACCGTGGGCCTGGCGGAGGCCGTGAACCGCACGCCGTCCGGCGCCTACGGGCCCCTCCACTTCAACGAGCACCAGGTGAAGGAGCTGCGCTACGCCAGCCTCCTGCACGACTTCGGCAAGGTCGGCGTGCGCGAGCAGGTGCTGGTCAAGGCCCGCAAGCTCGAGCCCGAGCGCCTGGAGCGCATCCTCCAGCGCCTCTACCAGCGGGACCTGGAAGCCGCGGCCCGGCGCCTTCAGGAGGCCTGGAAGCGCAACGAGGCCTTCGAGGAGGGCTACTTCGAGATCCTCATGGCCGCCCACCGCGCCGAGAGCCAGCGCATCGCGGACCTGGTGCTGCGCTGCAACGAGCCCAAGCTCCTCACCCAGGAGGTGGTGGACTCAATGGACGAGCTTGAGGACCTGGCCTTCCTGCACTGGGAGGGCGCTCCCGCCAAGGTCCTCGAGCCCACCGACATCGCCGCCCTGCGGATCCCCCGCGGCAGCCTCTCCAAGGCCGAGCGGGACGAGATCAACAGCCACGTGGACAAGACCTACCGTTTCCTCAAGCAGATCCCCTGGACCGGCACCCTGGCCGACGTGCCCGGCATCGCCTACGCCCACCACGAGAGGCTCAACGGCATGGGCTACCCCCGCGCCCTGAAGTCCGAGGCCATCCCGCCGCAATCCAAGCTCATGGCCATCTGCGACGTGTACGACGCCCTGGTGGCGGCGGACCGCCCCTACAAGGTGGCCGTCACCGTGCCCCGGAGCCTGGAGATCCTCGAGGACGAGGCCAAGGCCGGGCTCCTGGACGGGGACGCCCTGGGCATCTTCCTGGAGGCCCGGATCTTCGACCTGACCATGACGCAGATCAAGGCCGAGCCGGAGCGGGCATGA
- a CDS encoding response regulator, whose product MIREPILLVDDEEDLRTFLKDALTHDGYLVDDAPDANTALAILARRHYPVVLTDLNMPGGPTGFDLISAVHARDPRTLCVVITGYASLETAIRAVKFGAYDFVQKPFRLAEIEAVLDRALDHAVVVGQLQDYQRDLEGRVLARVRENRELVEEMERLNALLLASQAEASEAPILRAFLDHLQQRWHTGGHMALLPAPDDAWELVAEGGPRGPRTHGLPPPSKLDEGREWAWEGGYPDGHLIPLRANGILLGALFIGFEERSSFHPEAPAFLLWRRQLEAALHGLRRARALVDAARVR is encoded by the coding sequence ATGATCCGCGAACCGATCCTTCTGGTGGACGACGAGGAGGATCTCAGGACCTTCCTGAAGGATGCCCTCACCCACGACGGCTACCTGGTGGACGACGCCCCCGACGCCAACACGGCCCTGGCGATCCTCGCCCGCAGGCACTACCCCGTGGTGCTCACGGACCTCAACATGCCCGGCGGCCCCACGGGCTTCGACCTCATCTCGGCGGTGCACGCCCGGGACCCCCGCACCCTCTGCGTGGTCATCACCGGCTACGCCTCCCTGGAGACCGCCATCCGGGCCGTGAAGTTCGGAGCCTACGACTTCGTGCAGAAGCCCTTCCGCCTGGCCGAGATCGAGGCGGTGCTGGACCGCGCCCTGGACCACGCCGTGGTGGTGGGCCAGCTCCAGGACTACCAGCGGGACCTGGAGGGCCGCGTCCTGGCGCGGGTGCGGGAGAACCGGGAACTCGTCGAGGAGATGGAGCGGCTCAACGCGCTGCTGCTGGCCTCCCAGGCCGAGGCCTCCGAGGCCCCCATCCTCCGGGCCTTCCTGGACCACCTCCAGCAACGCTGGCACACGGGCGGCCACATGGCCCTCCTGCCCGCCCCCGACGACGCCTGGGAGCTGGTGGCCGAAGGCGGTCCCCGCGGACCCCGCACCCACGGCCTGCCTCCCCCCTCGAAGCTGGACGAGGGGCGGGAGTGGGCCTGGGAGGGCGGCTACCCCGATGGCCACCTGATCCCCCTGCGGGCCAACGGCATCCTGCTGGGCGCGCTCTTCATCGGCTTCGAGGAGCGGAGCTCCTTCCACCCCGAGGCCCCGGCCTTCCTGCTCTGGCGGCGCCAGCTCGAGGCCGCGCTCCACGGCCTCCGCCGCGCCCGCGCCCTGGTGGACGCGGCCCGGGTGCGCTGA
- a CDS encoding glycoside hydrolase family 3 N-terminal domain-containing protein has translation MDRSPAHRLLWTGFTGLDAVQVQPGFQPGGIVLFARNLDPHPVAGPARCHALIGALQERWGPLAVAVDQEGGAVSRLREWVGLTPGLRAVFEAGGPEGCRRWGGLWGRGLRMLGFNVDFAPVADLYDPAPDSALGGRCASPDPQETIAAAGAFLEGLEAEGVRGCLKHFPGLGGTRLDSHVGLPETSDPARLEANLAPFRALAHADRLVMVAHLKVPQSQGLPASLSARCVAGNPWGVKARWIPDDLQMGGADGWSWEDKVRHCLLAGHEALLVCQTPEASLACAEAAARMPEALWAPAAARFRSLRRLLHCHAGPFQPALWKAWLEEVREETDV, from the coding sequence GTGGACCGGTCCCCCGCCCACCGCCTGCTCTGGACCGGTTTCACGGGCCTGGACGCCGTCCAGGTCCAGCCCGGGTTCCAGCCCGGGGGCATCGTGCTCTTCGCCCGCAACCTCGACCCGCACCCCGTGGCGGGCCCCGCCCGCTGCCACGCCCTGATCGGGGCCCTCCAGGAGCGCTGGGGACCCCTGGCGGTGGCCGTGGACCAGGAGGGCGGCGCCGTGAGCCGCCTGCGCGAATGGGTGGGCCTCACGCCCGGCCTGCGCGCGGTCTTCGAGGCGGGAGGCCCCGAAGGCTGCCGCCGGTGGGGGGGCCTGTGGGGCCGGGGCCTGCGGATGCTGGGCTTCAACGTGGACTTCGCGCCGGTGGCCGACCTCTACGACCCGGCGCCGGATTCGGCCCTGGGCGGGCGCTGCGCCAGCCCCGACCCGCAGGAGACCATCGCCGCCGCCGGCGCCTTCCTGGAAGGCCTCGAAGCCGAAGGCGTAAGGGGCTGCCTCAAGCACTTCCCCGGCCTGGGCGGCACCCGCCTGGACAGCCACGTGGGCCTGCCCGAAACCAGCGACCCCGCCCGGCTGGAAGCCAACCTGGCGCCCTTCCGGGCCCTGGCCCACGCCGACCGCCTGGTGATGGTGGCCCACCTCAAGGTGCCCCAGAGCCAGGGCCTCCCCGCGAGCCTCTCCGCGCGCTGCGTGGCCGGCAATCCCTGGGGCGTGAAGGCCCGGTGGATCCCCGACGACCTGCAGATGGGCGGTGCCGACGGGTGGAGCTGGGAGGACAAGGTGCGCCACTGCCTCCTGGCGGGCCACGAGGCCCTCCTGGTGTGCCAGACGCCCGAAGCCTCCCTGGCCTGCGCCGAAGCCGCGGCCCGCATGCCCGAGGCCCTCTGGGCCCCCGCCGCGGCCCGGTTCCGCAGCCTGCGCCGGCTCCTGCACTGCCACGCCGGCCCCTTCCAACCCGCCCTTTGGAAGGCCTGGCTGGAGGAGGTCCGGGAGGAAACTGATGTATAA
- the clpP gene encoding ATP-dependent Clp endopeptidase proteolytic subunit ClpP, producing MERAYYPPIVIEETPRGERSYDIYSRLLKDNIIFLGTAIDDSVANAVVAQMLFLESEDPDKDIQIYINSPGGSVTAGLAIYDTMQFVKNDIVTYCIGQAASMGAHLLAAGTKGKRFALPSARIMIHQPSGGAQGQASDIEITFKEIQRLKDNLAAALAKHTGQNLKKVMKDMDRDYFMSADEAQDYGLIDRVLSERPA from the coding sequence ATGGAACGCGCCTACTATCCGCCCATCGTCATCGAGGAAACCCCCCGGGGCGAGCGGAGCTACGACATCTACTCCCGCCTGCTCAAGGACAACATCATCTTCCTCGGCACCGCCATCGACGATTCCGTCGCCAACGCGGTGGTGGCCCAGATGCTCTTCCTGGAGAGCGAGGACCCGGACAAGGACATCCAGATCTACATCAACAGCCCCGGCGGCAGCGTCACCGCCGGCCTGGCCATCTACGACACCATGCAGTTCGTGAAGAACGACATCGTCACCTACTGCATCGGCCAGGCCGCCTCCATGGGCGCCCACCTGCTGGCCGCCGGCACCAAGGGCAAGCGCTTCGCCCTGCCCAGCGCCCGCATCATGATCCACCAGCCCTCCGGCGGCGCCCAGGGCCAGGCGTCGGACATCGAGATCACCTTCAAGGAGATCCAGCGCCTGAAGGACAACCTCGCCGCCGCCCTGGCCAAGCACACGGGCCAGAACCTCAAGAAAGTCATGAAGGACATGGATCGTGACTATTTCATGAGTGCGGACGAGGCCCAGGATTATGGGCTCATCGACCGCGTCCTGTCCGAACGCCCGGCCTGA